The Phycisphaeraceae bacterium genomic sequence TATCAAAGTCGAACACGACCTGCTGGCTGGCCTCGCTGGCGACGAAGTTCGGGCTGGGGGCTGTGTAGCTGACCAGCGAGAGTGTTTCGGTGGAATCGAGGTTGAAGTACACGGTGACCGTGTCACCCTCGGTGACATTTCCCGTGAGGTCGTAAACCGTCCTGCAGCCGTTGATGACGTAGTAAACACAGCTCAGGTTGCAGGTGCAGTCGTTGGTGTCGTAGTTGGCGAAGTTATTGTCAGTGTTATCGATGCTGCCGTTGACCACCTGGGCCGCAACATAGTCAACCAGTGCCGGTCCGGTACGGACCCAGCCATCAGGCACCACTTCCTCTACGAGGTAGTTGCCGTCAGCCAAGCCGGTGAACTCATAGTAGCCCGTGCCGTTGGCGGTGTAGGTAGAAGCGATCGCCGCGCCGTCCGCCGAGGTAAGCTTGCCGTCGTTGTTCACATCGTTGTAGAGCTTGATCTTGACGCCGCCAAGCCCTGTGTCGTCGGAAGATAGACCGTTACCGGTGGTGTCCTGATATTTGTAGCCGGTGATCTTGCCCGTCTGGGGCGGCGGAACATCAGGGTTGCAGTAGAAGCTGTTGTCGTTATCCGTCGCCCCCGGCACGGTGACGACCGCGTAGTTTTCGTAGCAGACCTGGTCGGTCTTCCGCAGGTCGAGTTGATCGATCTTGAAGTAGTCGTCCGGCGTGGTGTCATCAGGCGACGCAGCGATCACCAGCACGTTACCCGCCAGATTGCCTGAGTTGAAGTCAGCCGTCCGGGTGTTGCCGTTGGACGCCAAGTTGAGTTCGGTGAATCCAAGACCAGCCAGCGTAGCATCGTTAAGTGAAAGGTGATTGTTGTAAGGGTCGGTCGCGTTGCCGATCCAGACGCGGAGGTCGCTGTCACCCACCACATAGCCGAGGAAGGCACTGTCCACAACGACTGACTGATCAAACTCAAAGAGCACGTAGTTATCACGGCCGACATTGTCAACGGTGTGAGAGTTGCTGCCGCCGCTGCCCTCACCGCTGTCGGTGACGCCCAAACCGCCGCCGTATGAACCGAGGTAAGCCGCGGACCAGTTATCGCCCGAACCCTTTTCACGCGACCATGCACTGGCTTTGACCGACACGCCGCCGGCGCTGAAGGTGCGGATGTTTCCATCCGTGCCGTCGAGCGAACTGCTGCCGCTCATGTCGATGGTGATCGTTGAACCAACAGGGCCGCCGAGGTTCTGTGCTACACCGCTGGCAGTGTATGTCCACACTTCGCCGGCCGAGAGGATGCCGTCACTGCCCACGTCGGTCGCGGTGATGAGAGTGATATCGCCGGAGGTGGTGCTGAAGTCGTCGCTGGTGTTCCCAGGGGTGCCCGCATCATCCACGATGACCACTTGCGACTGTGTGAAGGCCAGCCCGCCCGTGTTGGTGACCTGATAGGTCCAGGTGACGGTTGCGCCGGGTGCAATCAGCGGTGCATTGGCGTGCGAGGTCGCGTCCACGCCGTTCGTGAACTTCTCAAGGTCAATACCAGGAGTGACGCCGAAGTAATGGTCGGGGTTGTCATCGGTGACAGCGATATTGCTGACAGCACCGTTACCATTGACGGTGCCGATGTTGGCGTACTGACCGGCGACGGCAACACCGCTGGCGGTGTAAACCCAGGTCTCGGTCAGATCAAGTTGGTTATCCAGGTTGGTGTCACCGCTCACATAAGTCGGGGTGACGCCGGGGATGTTGTCGGTGACGACGACATTCTTGATGGCCTCGTCGCCGGGGTTGGTGACGTTGTAGGTCCAGGTGACGACCGAGCCGACCTGCACGTAAGGCCCGGTGGGGCTGTCGTTGTCAGTGCCGTTGGTGAGCTTGACGATGTTGATCTTCGGATCGACAGCAAAGTAGTGATCCACGTTGCTGGCGGTCAGCGGCGTGTTGGAAATAGTGCTGGTACCGGTTACGGTTCCGTAGTTCTCATATTGACCGGCAACTGCGATGCCGCTGGCGGTGAATGACCATGACTCTGTGAGGTCAAGTTCACCGTTGTTGTTGATATCACCGCTGACGTAGGTGGCATAGAAATCATCACTGGTGTTACCCGGCGTGCCGTTGTCATCAGACAGACCGGTGAGCTTGTCGATTGCGATCGGTTCGTTGCCCGGATTGGTTACGGTGTAATCCCAGGTAACGACGCTGCCGACGGGTACGATCGGGCCATTGGGTACGCCCGGCGTGGTCGGATTATCGTTATTGGTGCCATTGGTGTATTTGATGACGTTGATGGCGGGTCTGGGATCGAAGACGGTCGGGACTGCGCCGATGTTGCCTTTAGCACCGCCAGTGAAATCGACAGTGAAATCACCGTTGAAATTGGAGTGTTCGCTCAGGATCGTGATACCCAGGTCGCTGCCGGCATAGAGAGGGGCCAGTGCGCCGCCAGTGACTTGGAGACGTACGTCGTAGCTGTCGCTTGTGCCGCCGTTGACCCAGCCGAATGCGGTCACTTCCGCGGTAAGGAGAGTACCGGTGTATTCGTAGCCGGGCACGCCGTCCGTGTTAATGTTGCCTTCGAGGATGAAGTCGTCACCTGCGACCCCGCCAGCGAAGTTACCAGCATTGTCCACCGTGAAGTGAAGTTGGAAGTCACGAACGGGGTCCACCGTCTTAGGAGGGGCACCATTCAGAAAAAGCAACGGGGTGGCGGTGACATCGAAAGAATCCGATCCCGCCGTATAGGTTGTCACACCCGTGGAGTTGTATGAGATCAGCGGTTGTGCAGGAACCAGTCCCAGCAGTGTGAGCATCTTTCGTTCTTCAAGGGCTTCGAACAGCGAGCCTGGCGAGACACGCGGAGCGAGCTTGGTCATGCCGTAGAAAGACGGGACTGCGGATAAAAGACTGCGGAAGCTGCGGCTTTTCATGTTATCTCCTTGGGCCTATAAAAAATCACTAGGCCGATAAGGGTGCGACAGGGGCACCCATGCCTGATCGTTCACTTGAAATACACCGTCTCCTGAGGACGGCAAGGTTGTGACTCCATAACACTCACGAAATTCATTTCCAATACCCGGTTGTGCCGGTTGTCCCGTTATTCAGACCCGGCTGTTGTCCGCGGCAGTTACGACATGAGGCAACTACTGCCGATGAACGAGCAATCTCGGCAAAGACCTGAGGCCTCCGTCAGAAGGCCTCAGGTCATTTTGGATTCCGATTGAACGGCTGAGTCATTCGTGGACCACAGCCGATCGATATGTTCAAACCATCTCTCAGCAAGAACGACGACGAACTGCCGCCAAACCAGCACCTGCCAAAGCGATCGCACCCATGGTGGCGGTCAGCGGTTCAGGAACGGGGTTACCGGGGATGCCGAAGGTATCACTGCTTCCGTCCATACCCGTGTTTGAAAAGCTCTGGCCGAAAGCTCCAGCGTAGTTGCTGCTGGCGCCAGCCGTGAGGATGACACCCGCCTGAGCGCCGAAGTTGGCAGCCTGTGTCCCGCCGGTGACATCGAAAATAAATTCGAGCGGATCGGTCGAGCTGCCGAATCCAAACGCTGAAAGCGTTCCGGTCAACAGGGTCTGCATACCGGAGCCGTCATCACCTGTGACATTGAGCGTGCCGCCTGAGGCATTGCCCGCTGCGTCGATCGTCGCGACGATGTCCCAGCTGCCGCCGATAAACGACACATCCGGCGGGGCGATGCCGTCAAAGTCGATCGCTGCGGTAAAACCTGAGCTGGTAAAGTTCCCAGATCCGCCGCCAGCGATGTAGGTTGTGGTGATAAAGCTGGATGTGATGTCCGGTGTGCCTTGGGTCAGATTCAGCGGCACCGCCTGGGCAACGCTTCCCAGACCCAGACTCGACAAAACGATTGCAACCCCCAGTTTCCAGGAACCCATTTTCTTTCTCCAATTCTGAAAAAGTCAGAAATACCGAAAGGATGAGATCTGCCGAGCGGCAGATGCCTTCTCTCCCGGCGAAAGATATAGCCCACGAATCGTGATGCAGCAAGTTATGCAGTCGAGAGATTTAAAAACTGGATTTTGTGCGATTTTATTTAATAAGCACCCCGAATAGGCCTATTTAAAACAGACGCAAAAATTTTGATAATAGATACATATGTAAATTTTACGATCAAATACAAAATTGAGGATATTTTTACTCCACTATGCCGGTTTATTATGTGAAGATGAAAAATTATTTTGTGTTGTTAATGCAGGTTCGGATGATGGCTGGTAATAAAGGCAATCTTGTGAATCTAGATAAAACCATAGATGTTTTATTGAAATCAAAGTCAAGGTGGTCGTGATATGGAAGCGATAAAACGTAAAAACTGAGGTGCGTTCCAAGCAAGGGGTTACTGGAGATTTTGTAAAGTCTCAGCCGTTTCTGGCAGCATGTAAATCTTGCCGTCACAGCCAGTGCCTAAGCAGCGGTTGTCGATTCTTACTCTTCTTGTCCATTCTCCTGTTCCAAAATAGTTTTTGCTCATCGAGATCGCATTCCGCCACAAATGAACATAATTACGGTATAAATGTCCGGCTTCAGGTGCTGGTAAAACTCACGCACCTGAGATGACACCAGAAAACGACGTTCCATGAAAATCCGGGCTCATTACTACGAACAGTTCGACGCTGACCACACGCGCGATATCCCTGCCGAAGCCTATGGCGGGTGGAAGTCAGATCAAGTCGAGATATCGCCGGCACACACCGCGCTGGTTCTCATGCACGCGACCGATTGCGGAACCCAAGCAGAGAATGCCGGCTGGTTTCGCGCCTGTGAAGAGATCCCTCGCACATACAAAGTTTGTCGTCAGGTGATGCCCGATCTTTTCACTGCGGTGCGCAGCGCTGGGTTGCCTCTCATTCATGTCGTTGATGGGGGTAACTACTATCAACATCTTCCCGGTTACCAGCGTGCGGTGGCATTGACAGGCTGGATCGAAAACTGGACACGTCGTATATCGCGCGATGCGACAGCAGATGCGATCGCCGCATTTCGGCGAGATCGCTCCTTTCCGGGCAAACACAATATAGCTGACATCAACCGTGCTTCTCCTCACTCGCGATTTTTGACGGAGGCTCAGCCTGTCGGCCAGGAAGGCATCGCTGCGACCAGTGATCAGCTCGATGCACTCTGCCGGGAAGCAGGGGTCAATCATCTGATTTACGCAGGGTTTAACATTGACTGGTGCCTGCTCATGTCACAAGGCGGCATGCTGGAGATGAATCGACGCGGGTACATCTGTTCAGCCCTGCGCCAAGCAGTGACAGCAGTCGAAAACAAAGAAACCGCCCGCCGTGAGTTGTGCAAAGAGATCGGTCTCTGGCGGGTGTCAGTCGAATTCGGACTTGTGTTTGACGTGGCGGATTTTATCGACACCCTCCAGCCGCTAGCCTCCGAGCGTAGTGCAGCCAGTCTTGCCGGACCCGGTCGCGCGGTTCCTTGTCAGATCGGTTCTACGTGGATCGAAGCGGATGGCGAGATTTATGGAGCCAAGCCGGACGAGACAGGCCCGCTCGGTGGCGGCAGTGGCTACAAACGCACGATCAGTTCCGGAAACGTCACAGTCAAGACCGTAGATGAACTGGTCGCAGCTCTCGCTCTGGCAAAATCGGGTGATGTGGTATTCGTCGATCGTGATGCAGCACTCGACATCACCGAGTACGTCTATCTCGATCCATCGTTTGCGATTCATGTACCTGCGGGAGTGACGCTGGCGAGTAGTCGTGGCCACCAGCGGTCAAACGGCGGATTGATTTACAGTGATGCCTTGCAAACCAAACCGATGATCGAAGCCCTCGGCCCCGATGTTCGCATCACCGGCTTGCGGCTCCGTGGTCCCGACCCCCATCGACGACTGGCGTTTCACTATCGCGCTTTCGTCGCACCTCTCGATGCAAACAAAACCGAAACTCGTGACCAAATCTATTACAAGCTGCCGAACTCCGTCATCATTTCCTCGAAGCATGACAACCTTGAAGTGGACAATTGTGATATCAGCGGTGCGAGTTGTGCTGGCATCATGCCTCAGGGTGGAGTCGGCCACCATTTCCACCACAACTATATTCACCACAACCGGCGGATGGGGCTTGGCTATGGAATTACCATCCAAAACGGCCAGGCATTAATTCAGCGCAATGTCTTCCGCGACAACAAACACCATATCGCGTCCGCCGGAAGACCCGGCTCCGGCTACGAAGCCTGCCACAATGTCGTGCTTCCCGACAGCGAGCCTAACGTACTCGACGGCAAGCCTTATCGTCAGGACCATCAGTTCGATGTCCACGGAGGGAGTGATCGACAAGACGGCACGGACATTGCCGGCGAAAAAGTGTTTGTGCATCACAACACGTTTCAGCATCATTCGATGGCACTCTGCGTGCGCGGAGTACCGCAGAAGACAGCGGAAGTTCACCACAACTGGTTCCGTCATGAAAAAGCATTGACGGTTGATGCTTCCGGTGCATGCGGCCAGCCGCTCAAAACCGTCAATCTGGAGTCGCCTCTGGATTGGATTGTCGTCATGACAGAAGGCAACACACGAGTGTATGACAACGCCTACGGCTCGCCGCCTTTACCGCGTCTGGGGCTTGATCAAGTGAGTGTGAAGGAAGCGACTTTGCCAAACCGTGTCTGATCTTGTCGGGAGAGTATTTCCCATCCAAACAGGTCAATTTTAATTTTCCGGATTAACCATAAACCAAGGAAACCATATGAAAGCTGGATTTGCTCGTGTCTGTGTCAATCCGCCGCTGGGCGGCATGTTAGAAGGTCTAAGCCTCAAAATCCCAGCGGTCAGCGTGCACGACGACCTTTACGTCCGTGCGCTGTATCTGACACACGAGGGCAAAGATGTTTTGATCATCGGTTGTGATCTGTTGTTCTTTGAGCGGAGTGATATCGATCGGTTCAAGGGAGCGATCGGCCGACGGCTTTCATTGGCACCGTCGCAGATTATGCTGAATGTTTCGCATAACCACGCGGGGCCGCGCCTTACCCGCTGGGCTTACGGCGGCCCAGCCGACCCGCTGTATATCGAACAGGTTGAGCGGGCGTTGATTGACGCCGCGACGAATGCAGCCGGTAACTTGCGCGAGGTGGAAATCCACTCCGGCATGACGCATACGAAGGTGCCTGTCAGTCGGCGTCACCTGGATGCAAAGGGCGAAATCCAGTGGCGCCCTTACTTTGCGGGTCGGATCTGCGATGCGTTGCCCGTAACGATATTGAAGGAGCGCAACGGGTCCGTCGTCAGCGTGATGTTTTCCGTCTCCTGCCATCCGTCGATTTGGTATGAGCCGGAATACTCCGCTGATTTCCCCGGCGTCGCGCAGCGATTGCTCAACGAACATTTCAATACTCAAGGCGCAATCTTCCTCCAGGGTGCCGCCGGCGATACCAAACCGCGCCAGGTCGCTGACGGTGAAACACGTTGGCGTCACGGCAAGTGGGAAGATGTCGAAGCCGCTGGAAAAGAAATCGCCGATGAAATCATCGCGTTGGCGCGTGGCGGATTAACCAGACAGGAACCGGAAATCCGCTGGCATTACGAGGAGATGCATTGGCCGATGGCACCATTGCCGTCACGTGAAGACTTGTTGGTCGAGCAGACTGGTAACGGCAAATATAAGACCCCAATCGCTACCGCATGGGCGACGGAGATGATTGCGCGGCTGGATCGCTTTGGAAAACTGCCCCAATCGGTGCCGGTCGGTCTGCACGCCGTACAGATCGCCAAAGGTGTTCGGCTGATCGGACTTGAAGGCGAAGCCGTCGCCGAGTTGGGACTGATCACTCTCAAGGTTTATGATCGAGGAATCACATTCCCCTTGGGTTACACGAACGGTACGCAACTCTATCTGACCGTCTCGCGCATGAGTAAGGAGGGCGGATATGAGTTCGATAGCTTTTATGAATATCACTGGCCCGCACCGCTGGCTCCGGGCGGCGGCGAGTTGCTCGAGGAAACACTGCGACGGTTGCAGGGCAGCGGGAAAATCCCGAACTGATCGGGCATAATCCAGCTTTCGCCTTATCTCGAAAGCTGCTGATTGACCATGGCCAATACTCCCGAAACCTCCACACGGATCATCTATTCGATGATCGGCGTGTCCAAGCGTTACGAAAAAAAAGAAGTCCTCAAGGACATCTACCTTTCCTATTTCTACGGCGCGAAGATCGGCGTGCTGGGACTGAACGGCGCGGGGAAGTCTTCGTTGTTGCGCATCCTCGCCGGCCTCGATAAAAACTTCGAGGGGCAGGTGCAGATTTCGCCGGGATTCACGGTTGGTTTTCTGCCGCAGGAACCGAAACTCGACGATGACGCAACCGTGATGGAAGTCGTCCGTCAAGGTGCGCAGAAAACACTCGACCTGATTGAGGAGTTTAACAAGGTATCCGACCAGCTTGGCGAGTCGATGACCGACGAGAAAATGAACAAGCTCCTCCATCGCCAGGGAGAGTTGCAGGAAAAAATAGACCAGATCGACGCATGGACGCTCGACTCGCAGCTTGAGCATGCCATGGATGCGCTGCGTTGTCCGTCAGGTGAGACGAAGATCAAAACGCTGTCAGGCGGTGAACGACGCCGAGTGGCACTGTGTCGCCTGCTGATTGAAAAGCCCGACATCCTCCTGCTCGATGAGCCTACCAATCACCTCGATGCAGAGTCGGTCGCATGGCTGGAGCAGCATCTCCAGCGATACGCGGGCACGGTGATCGCGGTCACCCACGATCGGTATTTCCTCGACAATGTAGCGGGCTGGATTCTGGAGCTTGATCGCGGTCAGGGCATTCCGTGGAAAGGGAATTACACCTCCTGGCTGGAGCAGAAAAGCGCAAGGCTGGCTGTCGAGGAGAAACAGGAATCGAATCGCCAGAAAGCGCTCAAGCGCGAACTGGAATGGGTTCGCCGCAGCCCGCAGGCACGCCAGAGCAAGAGTAAGGCCCGGCTCGATTCCTACGAAAAAATGGTGGCGGACCAGCAGGAGTCCCGCGCTGCGGAAGTGGAAATCTACATTCCTCCCGGACCGCCGCTGGGACGACTCGTGATCGACGCCCAGGGCGTCAGCAAATCGTTCGGCGATCGCCTGCTGTTTGAAAATCTCACGTTTTCACTTCCCCCCAACGGCATCGTCGGCATCATCGGCCCCAACGGCGCGGGAAAGACAACACTTTTCCGAATGCTCACAGGCAGTGAGACGCCGGACTCCGGCTCTATCCGCATCTCAGAGACCGTGAAGCTGGCTTACGTCGATCAATCGCGTCAGGTGCTGCGCGATGATCTGCCCGTGTGGTCGGCGATCTCGGATGGACAGGAGGTTTTTAAGCTCGGCAAAATTGATATGAACGCGCGTGCTTATGCTGCGAGATTTTCCTTTACCGGCTCGGATCAACAGCAGACCGTCGGCACGCTCTCAGGTGGACAGCGCGGCAGGGTTCACCTGGCGCGGATGCTCAAAGCAGGCGCGAATGTGCTTTTGCTCGATGAGCCGACAAACGATCTGGATGTCAACACCATGCGAGCTCTCGAAGATGCTCTGGAAAACTTCGCCGGCTGCGCGGTGATCATCTCGCACGATCGTTGGTTTCTCGATCGATTGGCGACACACATTCTGGCGTTCGAGGGAGATTCGCAGGTGAAATGGTTTGAGGGCAATTTCACCGCCTATGAGGCCGACCGCAAACGTCGCATGGGGGTGGAGGCTGATCAGCCGCACCGAATTAAATACCGAGCGCTGACGCGACGGTGAGAAACACACCGCGACAAGCCGCTGTGCTAAATAGTCACGGGCGAGGGTTTATGCAGTGACCGAGCAGATCTTGAATGCTTCGGCAAGCGCAGCCATTCGATCACCCTTGGGAGTAAACTCATGGGCGACGAACCCGGTATATCCGCTGGCTGCGATCGCGCGGCAGATGGCGGGATAGTTCAACTCCTGATCCTGATCGAGGTCATTGCGGCCCGGATTGCCTGCGGTGTGATAGTGGCCGATGTGGGCTGCGTGCTGACGGATCGTGCGGATCACGTCGCCCTCCATGATCTGCATGTGATAGATGTCGTAGAGAAGTTTGACTCGCGGACTCTTCACACGATTGCACATCTCCACACCCCAGGCGGTGTGATCGCATTGGTAGCCCTTGTGGTCCACCTTGGAGTTGAGCAGTTCGACATTGAGATTGATGCCGCACCGCTCCGCCTCCGGCGCAACACGTCGCAGACCAGCCGCACAGGTTTCAAGTGCCTCTTCCTCAGACTGACCGGGGTTGCGATTACCGCTGAAACAAATCAGGTTGGGAATTTTTCGACTTACCGCCGCCGCAATTGATTCTCGCAGTTCCGCTTCAATGCGGTCATGTTGATCGCGCCGGTTGAGTCCGTCTTTGAGCGATTGGTGACCGCACATGCTTGCCACGGCCAGGCCGTGGGCGGAGGCAGCGGCACAAAGTTCATCGAAATCGGCATCTCGAAACCACAACTCGATGCCGGCAAATCCGATCCGAGCACCTTGACGGCAAAGCTCATCCAGACTCATTTCCGCGGTCTTGAAGAGGGGATAACAAAAGGACTGGTTGATTTTCATTGCTTGATTCCAATATTCAGCGGAGCGATTGCAATAACCACTGGAGAGCGACAGGGAAAGTTATCAACGGATCGTCGTGGCCGCCACCCGGAATTTCCTGATACCTCAGCGCGGGATGGGCCTGCAGGCGACCGATCAGACGGCGGGATTGCTCGACGGGAATAATCTGATCGGCGTCACCATGCGAGATGGCAATGGGCATCGTCAGGCGATCAGCATTTTCCAGAGCACTGTGCGCGTGGTACACGGCTGGATGGGTTACCGGTGTGCCGCCATACGCAGCGGTAATAGCTTGATGGATTTGTTCTAAAACGGGAAGTTTGTCGGCATGAGCCTGGCACCAGTGCCAATAGCTGGATAAATCCGTTGCGGGGCAGAGGGTCAGCACTCCCGCAACCTCTTGCGGAAAAAGACAGGCAAAAATCAGCGCGCTGGTGCCGCCCATTGAGCCGCCCACGAGCACGATCTTGCTCGCACCGTGGGTCTGTCGCAGAAAGTTCAGTAGTTGATGTAATTGGGTGGCAGCCGACGGTCCCATCCAAGCGTTGCCGCCCAGATTCGGCGAGAGAATACCCACACCGGCTTGTCGCAATGCCGGCAGCCATTGCCTGCGAATATCCTCACGGGTGTAGAGTTGATCTCCGCCCGATCCGTGACCGTGGAGAAATACCGCCC encodes the following:
- the ettA gene encoding energy-dependent translational throttle protein EttA; this encodes MANTPETSTRIIYSMIGVSKRYEKKEVLKDIYLSYFYGAKIGVLGLNGAGKSSLLRILAGLDKNFEGQVQISPGFTVGFLPQEPKLDDDATVMEVVRQGAQKTLDLIEEFNKVSDQLGESMTDEKMNKLLHRQGELQEKIDQIDAWTLDSQLEHAMDALRCPSGETKIKTLSGGERRRVALCRLLIEKPDILLLDEPTNHLDAESVAWLEQHLQRYAGTVIAVTHDRYFLDNVAGWILELDRGQGIPWKGNYTSWLEQKSARLAVEEKQESNRQKALKRELEWVRRSPQARQSKSKARLDSYEKMVADQQESRAAEVEIYIPPGPPLGRLVIDAQGVSKSFGDRLLFENLTFSLPPNGIVGIIGPNGAGKTTLFRMLTGSETPDSGSIRISETVKLAYVDQSRQVLRDDLPVWSAISDGQEVFKLGKIDMNARAYAARFSFTGSDQQQTVGTLSGGQRGRVHLARMLKAGANVLLLDEPTNDLDVNTMRALEDALENFAGCAVIISHDRWFLDRLATHILAFEGDSQVKWFEGNFTAYEADRKRRMGVEADQPHRIKYRALTRR
- a CDS encoding TIM barrel protein; this encodes MKINQSFCYPLFKTAEMSLDELCRQGARIGFAGIELWFRDADFDELCAAASAHGLAVASMCGHQSLKDGLNRRDQHDRIEAELRESIAAAVSRKIPNLICFSGNRNPGQSEEEALETCAAGLRRVAPEAERCGINLNVELLNSKVDHKGYQCDHTAWGVEMCNRVKSPRVKLLYDIYHMQIMEGDVIRTIRQHAAHIGHYHTAGNPGRNDLDQDQELNYPAICRAIAASGYTGFVAHEFTPKGDRMAALAEAFKICSVTA
- a CDS encoding alpha/beta fold hydrolase, producing MRMIAGLTAKHWDHPAAEGAGEPILRLEIPGSTEFAPDWVLLQPGSNSDTWAVFLHGHGSGGDQLYTREDIRRQWLPALRQAGVGILSPNLGGNAWMGPSAATQLHQLLNFLRQTHGASKIVLVGGSMGGTSALIFACLFPQEVAGVLTLCPATDLSSYWHWCQAHADKLPVLEQIHQAITAAYGGTPVTHPAVYHAHSALENADRLTMPIAISHGDADQIIPVEQSRRLIGRLQAHPALRYQEIPGGGHDDPLITFPVALQWLLQSLR